The Candidatus Cloacimonadota bacterium genome includes a window with the following:
- a CDS encoding T9SS type A sorting domain-containing protein yields the protein MGFPLYFFYEDEVNDFLIQLLYEIGETSIDDPMTETEEFFINVYPNPFNSSTTISFNFTSKIGENAEISIYNLKGQKVRVLECFNSVDTKATESLHHINWNGRDENGNHTASGIYFLKFRTNDFISVKKMLLIR from the coding sequence TTGGGATTTCCTCTTTATTTCTTTTACGAAGATGAAGTAAACGATTTTCTAATCCAACTTCTCTATGAAATCGGAGAAACTTCTATCGATGATCCAATGACTGAAACCGAAGAATTCTTTATAAATGTTTATCCGAATCCTTTCAATTCTTCGACGACTATTTCTTTTAATTTTACCTCAAAGATCGGAGAGAACGCAGAAATTTCTATCTATAATCTCAAAGGACAGAAAGTTAGAGTTTTGGAGTGTTTCAACTCTGTCGATACAAAAGCGACGGAGTCGCTTCACCACATAAATTGGAACGGAAGAGATGAAAATGGGAACCACACTGCATCAGGAATTTACTTTTTAAAATTCAGAACGAACGATTTTATATCTGTGAAAAAAATGCTGTTAATTCGTTAA